DNA from Krasilnikovia cinnamomea:
ACCCGGTGGCCCCGCCCAGCACCAGACCGGCCAGCGAGCCTGCGGCCTGCACCCCCGGCCGGACGTCCCCGGGGTAGGACGCGTCCGCCGAGCCGGAGCGTTGGAAGTGGTCGGCTCCGTTCACCGCCCCGATCACCTCGGACGCGCTGGTCACGTGGGGGTCGAAGTCGACGATCACCCGCCCGAGTGGTGCGTTGACCGCGGCCCACCGTACCCCTGGTAACCCCCGCGCGGCCGTAGCCATGTGCGCCGCGTATTTCACCGCCGTCGCGTTGTTGACGCCAGGAACTCCGATGTGGACCCGACCGGGGCGCGCCCACACCGGTGGGGTGCTGGCCCGGACCGGTGTGGGCCCTGCCGTTTCCTGGTTGATTCCGGGTGAATGGGTCGACGGCGCAACGATCGGCGTCGCGGTCTGCATCGTCACCTCACGCAGCTCTACACCGCGGCGTTGTGCGAGGTCGTCCTGGTTGTGGCAATGCCAGCGTCGTATTTCCGCGGCTCCTGCTTCGTCGCATGCGCCTCGGTGTCCTGTTGGTGCGCGGCTCTTGCCGACTGTCCTTCCGAACGTGATCTGGCAAGACGGGCGACCCAGGCGCCGGCCTTGGCCAGTCCATGGAATCCGCGCGTCGTGGCCCACCGTCCGCCTCCCAGGACCGCGTCCGTCCAGCGGCCGACTTCAGCTGTCACCCAGCGCGTGGAGAACTGCACCGTCACGATCGGAAACCGCACCACTCGGGCGGGGTGCTCAGCGCCTTGGTCAAGGCCGTCGGCACCGCGCTCCCGCGTCTCTGCCGGGTGCTCGGACGCCGCGGTCTCGTCATCGTCCGCCATGTCGCTGCGCACCTCCGAGCGGCCCTGCTTCACCTCATGGGCCTTGGCCGACTTGATGCCGGTCGAACGCCGACCGCCTCGCTGCGTCTTACCCGTCGTCCCCTCGGTGGTCATCTGCCCCACCGCCTCCTCCAGGCTGGTATTGCTGGCGTTGAGGGTGTACCCCGCCGTGCTGGTCATCATGTTCACTATGTCGCCATTGGACGGACGTGTACTGTCACGCCCAGCGTAAGCGGACAATGTGACATCAATATGTGCTATTGGCGACGGTTGGTGCAGGCCGGACCACGCTGCCGACCCATGCCGGCCGTTCGGCGCACAGATGATCATTCATCTGTGATCTATTCCGTCGTCGGCCTACGTACAGCGCTCATGCCGGCGATGTCCCTACGTTGCTGGCCATGACACCACGACTGCGTTCGGGTCTGCTCGCCCTGCTCACTACCACGACGATCACCCTCGGGGCGCCCGCCGCCGCTTATGGCGCACCGCCGGCTGCCCCATCGATCGCCGGGCACAGCCTGCCGCCCTACCAGACCTGGATCGCGGACGTGACCGCCGTGACGAGCGCGGCGCAGCGGTACCTCGCCGACCGCCTGCCGGACTCGTCGGTGAAGCCGGCGATCGTGCTCGACATCGACAACACCGCCCTGGAGACCACGTACCGGCCGGGCCTGGTCTCGCCCGCGACCGCGCCGGTGCTGGCCCTGGCGCGGCAGGCCGCGGCCGACGGCGCCGCCGTCTTCTTCGTCACCGCCCGGCCCCAGGTGCTGGGCTGGCAGACCGCGGTCAACCTCAGGGGAGCGGGCTACCCCGTCGCCGATGCCTATCTGCGGCCGTGGTTCAACACCCAGCCCGACGCCGGGTTCAAGACCGCGACGCGCAAGCAGATCGAGGATCTCGGCTACCGCATCGTGGCAAACATCGGCAACAACCCGAGCGACCTGTCCGGCGGATTCGCCGAGCGCACCTTCAAACTCCCGGACTACGACGGCCAGCTGATCTGAGCCAACCGCGTGGGCGGGTCAGGCGACCCGCCCACGCACCATCGACAACCATCACCACGCATCTGATCGCCTACGCGTACGGACCCCCTGAACCGCAAGCGCAACGCCTACGGCCACCAGGCCGGCGGCATCCTGCGCCAGCGCGGCGTCGTCACTTAAGCAAATGAAAATCGTTGCCATTAACGGTGCTGATGTCTAGTTTGGGATATGTCGATCACGCAGGTGATGAGCGACGCTGATGCGGTGCCGTCACCGGCGGCGTGCGGGGTCCTGCGCCGGACCTTGCCGGTCGAGGTTCGTGCTCGCCTGGGCGTCGCACAAGCCAGAAGCTGTGGAACCGCTCGATGGGAGAAGTCGAAGTAATGTCAAGCCCTCAGAGAATGGGCCTGGTCGAATCCTCGGACCTGATCGTCGCGCCTGCCGCGCCGGCGGACTTGGCAGAGGCGGAGGCGGTCATGCGGGAGGTCCTCTGCGCCGACCTCGGCGGATACCACGCAGCGTGGCACCGGGATCTCGACGATCTCGAGGCGGCCTATCTGCGTCGTCCGGGGTGTGTACTGGTCGTTGCCCGGGACGAGGGCGGCATCGTGGGCACCGCTGCCGTCAAACCGTGCATGCTGGCCAGCCCGCCGAATCCGGACTGGCTCGCGCGCGAGTACAACCAGCCGGGCGTCTGCCAACTCGTACGAGTGTGGGTCACCGCCGGGGCGCGTCGCCGTGGTGTCGGTCGTGCCCTCGCCGAGCGGGCTGTCGGCTGGAGCGTCGGCCCAGGCGGATACCGCCGTGTGTACCTGCACACCGATGCCGGCGTCCCCGGCGCGGAGGCGTTCTGGCGCTCATTGCCGACCCGGGAGATCTACGACGGCCG
Protein-coding regions in this window:
- a CDS encoding GNAT family N-acetyltransferase — encoded protein: MGLVESSDLIVAPAAPADLAEAEAVMREVLCADLGGYHAAWHRDLDDLEAAYLRRPGCVLVVARDEGGIVGTAAVKPCMLASPPNPDWLAREYNQPGVCQLVRVWVTAGARRRGVGRALAERAVGWSVGPGGYRRVYLHTDAGVPGAEAFWRSLPTREIYDGRPDPFNTVHFEIDVDAFLRAPGC
- a CDS encoding HAD family acid phosphatase, whose amino-acid sequence is MTPRLRSGLLALLTTTTITLGAPAAAYGAPPAAPSIAGHSLPPYQTWIADVTAVTSAAQRYLADRLPDSSVKPAIVLDIDNTALETTYRPGLVSPATAPVLALARQAAADGAAVFFVTARPQVLGWQTAVNLRGAGYPVADAYLRPWFNTQPDAGFKTATRKQIEDLGYRIVANIGNNPSDLSGGFAERTFKLPDYDGQLI